The following proteins are encoded in a genomic region of Eriocheir sinensis breed Jianghai 21 chromosome 2, ASM2467909v1, whole genome shotgun sequence:
- the LOC127002417 gene encoding uncharacterized protein LOC127002417 gives MKAFVILSCAATVALAQFGGGQLKELTHFQAITEPHLPRDPNVLLATQNFLSQFAELKALADAAPDPIPQPNRRPTFTPVHHSVPVHHSPASVHHSPAPVHHSPHRFAPQPAPTAAPAPPPTHHHRPAQFDVHGEIRSLLNSQPRFTPSFAPAHHAPQPTAAPAPPPPPPTFAPAQHHPVRFPSFSVLSNVGGSSRQTFNTASGLSAGQFTPEVLAAQKHLAAAHENILRQQAALTPRHHF, from the exons ATGAAGGCTTTC GTCATCCTGTCGTGTGCGGCCACCGTGGCCTTGGCTCAGTTCGGCGGAGGACAACTCAAGGAGTTGACACACTTCCAG GCCATCACTGAGCCCCACCTTCCCCGGGACCCCAATGTGCTCCTGGCCACCCAGAACTTCCTTTCTCAGTTCGCTGAATTGAAGGCGCTCGCCGATGCCGCCCCCGACCCAATCCCCCAGCCCAAC AGGAGGCCCACCTTCACCCCCGTCCATCACTCTGTCCCCGTCCACCACTCCCCCGCTTCAGTCCACCACTCCCCCGCTCCCGTCCACCACTCCCCTCACCGCTTTGCACCCCAGCCAGCTCCCACTGCCGCCCCTGCTCCCCCCCCTACCCATCATCACCGCCCTGCACAATTCGATGTTCACGGAGAGATTCGTTCCCTCCTGAACAGCCAACCAcgcttcactccctccttcgcCCCCGCCCACCACGCCCCCCAGCCCACCGCcgctcctgcccctcctccccctcctcccaccttcgCCCCCGCCCAGCACCACCCAGTCAGGTTCCCCAGCTTCTCGGTTCTGAGCAACGTCGGGGGTTCTAGCCGCCAGACCTTCAACACCGCCAGCGGCTTGAGTGCCGGCCAGTTCACCCCTGAGGTGTTGGCCGCCCAGAAACACCTGGCCGCCGCCCACGAGAACATCCTGAGGCAGCAGGCCGCCCTCACCCCGCGACACCACTTCTAG